In Methanobacterium formicicum, a single genomic region encodes these proteins:
- a CDS encoding pyridoxamine 5'-phosphate oxidase family protein: protein MTMTEEMMEAIEKDLVFLATASSEGIPNVVPIGFARPIDNGSILIADNYMNKTRKNIEENPNVAIVTKDAQKNPYQFKGKAEIFESGKIFDEVVEWAQNVMTKLNPKAAIVIKLTEIYSVQPGPEAGKKVE, encoded by the coding sequence ATGACCATGACTGAAGAAATGATGGAAGCTATAGAAAAAGACTTAGTATTCCTGGCCACAGCCAGCAGCGAAGGAATTCCCAACGTGGTTCCCATTGGCTTTGCCCGGCCCATTGACAACGGAAGTATATTGATCGCTGACAACTACATGAACAAAACCCGGAAGAACATTGAAGAAAACCCTAACGTTGCCATCGTGACCAAGGATGCCCAAAAAAATCCATACCAATTTAAAGGTAAAGCTGAGATATTTGAGTCTGGTAAAATCTTCGACGAAGTGGTGGAATGGGCTCAGAACGTTATGACCAAACTCAATCCCAAAGCAGCCATAGTGATTAAATTAACTGAAATATACTCGGTACAGCCTGGCCCTGAAGCCGGAAAAAAGGTCGAATAA
- the cysS gene encoding cysteine--tRNA ligase, translating into MIKVYNTLTRKKELFKPREGNRVKLFVCGPTVYDNSHIGHARTYISFDVIARYLKYRGYSVFYLQNITDVDDKIIKRAIETGTEPIQLAREFENKYIEDMETLGVENVNLYARATEHLPEIIAQIKTLLDKGFAYETGNGVYFDESKFPDFGKLSNRNLEDLNVHRINPDTSKRNPGDFALWKKKDDEPNWDSPWGTGRPGWHIEDTAITEEYFGAQYDIHGGGLDLIFPHHEAEIAQMESVSGKKPMVRYWIHTGFLNVKGEKMSKSLGNFITIKDLLKEYPPEVFRFFVLSTHYRSPIDFSQEILEQSQNGLKRIYKLTETIDGLLKSDIPQNSTKNTEHQKLLQDTRENFFEAMDNDFNTPFALSSLFDFIRDMNRDINELNISKNTLINVKEFINEIGNILGFEFVLNKSHEDVTGELVDILTEVRERLRAKKDYELSDEIRSKLNDLNIVIEDRKN; encoded by the coding sequence ATGATAAAAGTATACAACACTCTAACCCGTAAAAAAGAGCTTTTTAAACCACGCGAAGGAAACCGGGTAAAACTCTTTGTTTGCGGGCCAACAGTTTACGATAACTCACACATTGGTCACGCCCGGACCTATATTTCCTTTGATGTTATTGCCCGCTACCTGAAATACCGGGGTTACAGTGTTTTTTACCTGCAAAACATCACTGATGTGGATGATAAAATCATTAAACGAGCCATTGAAACCGGGACAGAACCCATTCAACTAGCCCGGGAATTTGAAAATAAATACATTGAAGATATGGAGACACTGGGTGTGGAAAATGTAAATCTCTACGCCCGGGCCACAGAACACCTTCCGGAGATCATTGCCCAGATAAAAACCCTCCTGGATAAAGGATTCGCCTACGAAACTGGAAATGGAGTGTACTTCGATGAATCAAAGTTCCCCGACTTTGGTAAACTCTCTAACCGCAACCTTGAGGATCTTAATGTTCACCGCATCAACCCCGACACCAGCAAGCGTAACCCCGGAGATTTCGCCCTGTGGAAAAAGAAAGATGATGAACCTAACTGGGATTCTCCCTGGGGTACAGGACGACCCGGATGGCACATAGAAGACACCGCCATAACTGAAGAATACTTCGGAGCCCAGTACGACATACATGGAGGTGGGCTGGATCTAATATTCCCCCATCATGAAGCCGAAATAGCCCAGATGGAATCAGTTTCCGGGAAAAAACCCATGGTCCGCTACTGGATCCACACCGGTTTTTTAAATGTGAAGGGTGAGAAAATGTCCAAATCACTGGGTAACTTCATCACCATCAAAGACCTGCTGAAAGAATATCCACCAGAAGTGTTCCGTTTCTTCGTCCTCTCCACCCATTACCGCAGCCCCATTGATTTCAGTCAGGAAATACTGGAGCAATCCCAGAATGGGCTTAAAAGAATATACAAACTTACCGAGACCATTGATGGCCTTCTGAAAAGTGATATTCCCCAAAACAGTACCAAAAACACAGAACACCAGAAGTTACTCCAGGATACCCGAGAAAATTTCTTTGAAGCCATGGACAATGATTTTAACACACCATTTGCCCTTTCATCCCTTTTTGATTTTATAAGAGACATGAACCGAGATATAAACGAATTAAATATCTCAAAAAACACATTAATCAATGTTAAAGAATTTATAAACGAAATTGGTAACATTTTAGGTTTTGAATTTGTTTTAAATAAATCCCATGAGGATGTTACTGGTGAACTGGTGGATATTCTCACTGAAGTCCGGGAAAGACTGCGAGCAAAAAAAGATTATGAGCTTTCAGATGAAATACGAAGCAAATTAAATGACTTAAACATAGTTATAGAAGACCGAAAGAATTAA
- a CDS encoding GMC family oxidoreductase N-terminal domain-containing protein: protein MIYDVIVVGTGAGGSTVARELSIKGFDVLILEKGEFIPSGSAVTGIKTADLILNQDEVKIPEYEFLKYPGELMYIEGVGGTTPVSLANACYACTACYSNSPTAQFKIHDLELFEELMEASRDLKVGPLPQTRTGPVTRKIWDAAEKLGYFVEPMPKFIDYSRCNNCGLCIEGCTNGAKWDATDFVNDAVQAGATLVREFTVNKVLHSEGKCWGVEGIDNQGNIRTYEAHRIILAAGALNTPQILKNSQLTEGVGEGLFTDLFITVGGFLKDAKLNQEIPMGIKSEFGAYFLSPHFSSQLIPLITEKGFDTRNEDVVGLMVKIADEANGSLNDDGSITKPLTSWDLKLLTEGYDKAMEILTEIGVDPSSIVATPLRGAHPGGTAAMGKVVDRSLETRIKNLFIADASVIPQAPGRPPILTITSLSKRLAKNIIQETVQLKN from the coding sequence ATGATTTACGATGTTATTGTAGTGGGAACAGGCGCCGGCGGATCAACCGTAGCGCGTGAGCTCTCAATTAAAGGTTTTGATGTTTTAATACTGGAAAAAGGAGAGTTTATACCTTCTGGTTCTGCAGTCACCGGGATAAAAACTGCTGATCTTATTCTAAACCAGGATGAGGTAAAAATCCCAGAATACGAATTCCTCAAGTACCCTGGAGAACTTATGTACATTGAAGGTGTGGGGGGAACAACTCCAGTTTCACTGGCCAATGCCTGTTACGCCTGTACCGCCTGTTACTCCAACTCTCCCACCGCCCAGTTCAAGATCCATGATCTGGAACTTTTTGAAGAACTCATGGAAGCCAGCCGTGACCTGAAGGTGGGTCCACTTCCCCAGACACGGACTGGGCCTGTAACCCGCAAAATATGGGATGCTGCTGAAAAACTGGGCTACTTTGTAGAACCCATGCCCAAATTCATTGATTACTCCCGATGTAATAACTGTGGCCTCTGTATTGAGGGGTGCACAAATGGAGCAAAATGGGATGCCACAGACTTTGTTAACGATGCTGTGCAAGCGGGTGCTACACTGGTACGTGAATTTACAGTTAATAAAGTCCTGCACAGTGAAGGAAAATGTTGGGGAGTAGAAGGCATTGATAACCAAGGAAATATTAGAACTTACGAGGCCCATAGGATCATTCTGGCTGCAGGGGCACTGAACACTCCACAAATATTAAAAAATAGCCAACTAACCGAGGGAGTGGGCGAAGGCCTCTTCACAGATTTATTCATCACCGTGGGGGGCTTTCTAAAAGATGCTAAACTGAATCAGGAGATACCCATGGGTATTAAATCTGAATTTGGAGCTTACTTCCTATCACCACACTTTTCAAGCCAGCTCATCCCATTAATAACAGAAAAGGGCTTCGATACCCGCAATGAAGATGTGGTAGGTTTAATGGTTAAGATTGCCGATGAAGCCAATGGTTCCCTGAATGATGATGGTTCCATTACCAAACCCCTGACCAGTTGGGATCTGAAACTATTAACTGAAGGTTATGATAAAGCTATGGAAATACTCACCGAGATCGGTGTGGATCCTTCTTCAATTGTAGCTACACCCCTAAGAGGAGCACATCCAGGGGGAACTGCCGCCATGGGCAAAGTAGTTGATCGATCCCTGGAAACTAGGATAAAAAATCTTTTCATCGCCGATGCCAGTGTTATACCCCAGGCACCAGGACGGCCACCCATATTAACCATAACCTCACTGTCCAAAAGACTGGCTAAAAATATTATTCAGGAAACTGTTCAACTAAAGAATTAA
- the hdrC gene encoding ferredoxin:CoB-CoM heterodisulfide reductase subunit HdrC, producing the protein MRTLKLNEDSSKLAKEVIGDLKASPSLELFKCIQCGMCTSLCPGARYSDYNPREMVKRVLDGDESVIYDDDIWNCFYCYTCNSVCPANNSASVVNQILRQKAINEGKQTDRLSAFLTYGDSFLEIGIGSIPAAFFDVLVKDFGPEWLDLKMNLDDVRKELGLGSVTLPEDSVEEINEILKITGFTRKMEKIRGSP; encoded by the coding sequence ATGAGAACTCTCAAACTCAATGAAGATTCTTCTAAACTTGCCAAAGAAGTAATTGGCGATTTAAAAGCTTCTCCTTCCCTTGAACTCTTTAAATGCATACAGTGCGGAATGTGCACTTCACTGTGCCCCGGAGCGCGTTACAGTGATTACAATCCCCGGGAAATGGTTAAAAGGGTATTAGATGGAGATGAAAGTGTCATCTATGATGATGATATATGGAACTGTTTCTACTGTTACACTTGTAACAGTGTTTGCCCGGCTAACAACAGTGCCAGTGTGGTAAACCAGATCCTGAGACAGAAGGCTATTAATGAAGGAAAACAAACTGATAGGCTTTCTGCATTCTTAACCTACGGTGATAGCTTCCTGGAAATCGGGATAGGTTCTATCCCTGCCGCTTTTTTCGATGTGCTGGTCAAGGACTTTGGACCGGAATGGCTTGATCTTAAAATGAACTTGGATGACGTGCGGAAGGAACTGGGACTGGGATCAGTGACCCTGCCGGAAGATTCCGTTGAAGAAATAAACGAAATTCTCAAAATAACGGGGTTCACCCGGAAAATGGAGAAAATAAGGGGATCCCCATGA
- the hdrB gene encoding ferredoxin:CoB-CoM heterodisulfide reductase subunit HdrB, whose translation MKKIPDKDILLFKSCLVSVEYPGVESSTAFLFDKLGVGYHRDQRQSCCTGLGHYYDLFDQLSTTALAARNFWVARDSGNPNIAVMCATCYAILKKSAEILNENNEAREKINGLLEEGGLGKMVYHKGDIDPHKNIFHAAEILYNQREIFEESSQLDFSQFNIATHHACHYCKVHYEDTIGGVRHPMLIDEIVNSCGVDTVGWYDQKRLTCGAGFRQRFTNNELSLKVTAEKLLSLKENQTDIMLHMCPNCQMQFDRYQPVIEKKLDVKFNIFHLNISQFLALNMGADPYKVVGVQTHTVPLKPLLKKLGIESVESSVESEKMKMDH comes from the coding sequence ATGAAGAAAATACCTGATAAAGATATCCTGTTATTTAAAAGCTGTCTGGTGAGTGTGGAGTATCCTGGTGTGGAATCATCAACTGCCTTCCTCTTTGATAAGCTGGGAGTGGGGTACCATCGTGACCAACGCCAGTCCTGCTGCACTGGGCTGGGACACTATTACGATCTTTTCGACCAGCTTTCCACCACTGCCCTGGCTGCCCGTAATTTCTGGGTTGCCCGGGATTCGGGTAATCCCAACATAGCAGTGATGTGCGCCACTTGCTATGCTATCCTGAAGAAATCTGCCGAGATCCTTAATGAAAATAATGAAGCCCGTGAAAAGATCAACGGACTCCTGGAAGAAGGAGGGCTGGGTAAAATGGTCTATCACAAGGGTGATATCGACCCCCATAAAAACATCTTCCATGCTGCAGAAATTCTTTATAACCAGAGAGAAATATTTGAAGAATCCTCCCAGCTGGATTTTTCGCAGTTTAATATTGCCACTCACCATGCCTGCCACTACTGTAAAGTGCACTATGAAGATACCATTGGTGGAGTCAGACATCCTATGCTCATTGATGAAATTGTTAATTCCTGCGGTGTAGACACTGTGGGTTGGTACGATCAGAAGAGACTCACCTGTGGTGCTGGTTTCCGTCAACGATTCACCAACAACGAACTTTCCCTCAAGGTAACTGCTGAAAAACTCCTTAGTCTTAAGGAAAACCAAACCGATATAATGCTCCACATGTGCCCCAACTGTCAGATGCAGTTTGACCGTTATCAGCCGGTAATTGAAAAGAAACTGGATGTTAAATTCAACATATTCCACCTGAACATATCCCAGTTCTTAGCATTGAACATGGGGGCAGACCCCTATAAAGTGGTTGGAGTTCAAACACATACTGTCCCGTTGAAACCGCTCCTGAAAAAGCTAGGAATTGAATCAGTTGAAAGTTCAGTTGAAAGTGAAAAAATGAAGATGGACCATTAA
- a CDS encoding sulfurtransferase TusA family protein has translation MAEQKVDVKGETCPVPLVEARKALRKAAPGDIVEIEGTHPASKKEIPMAVEALGLELVDIQEKNGVWTIKIRK, from the coding sequence ATGGCTGAACAAAAAGTAGATGTTAAGGGTGAGACCTGTCCTGTACCATTAGTTGAAGCTCGTAAGGCACTGCGAAAAGCAGCTCCAGGAGATATAGTGGAAATAGAAGGAACCCACCCTGCCTCAAAGAAAGAAATACCCATGGCTGTAGAAGCTTTAGGTTTAGAATTAGTGGATATCCAGGAAAAAAACGGAGTTTGGACTATCAAAATCCGCAAGTAG
- a CDS encoding DsrE/DsrF/DrsH-like family protein, translating to MTGKTTIIVHSGDMDKIYSALIVANGALSMGMDASLYFTFWGLERLKKDGLDKGPLSKMNMLGLGRKMIKNRMEKANVVSLEKLIQDYKELGGKIIACEMTMEIMGVKKGELRQELIDEYGAVGTYIQEARDSKITLFI from the coding sequence ATGACAGGAAAAACAACAATCATTGTCCATAGTGGAGATATGGATAAAATATACAGTGCCTTGATAGTGGCTAACGGTGCACTGTCCATGGGTATGGATGCTTCACTGTATTTCACATTCTGGGGGCTAGAACGTCTTAAAAAAGATGGGCTGGACAAGGGACCCCTCTCCAAGATGAACATGCTGGGATTGGGCCGTAAAATGATCAAAAACCGCATGGAAAAAGCCAATGTAGTCTCTCTGGAAAAGCTCATCCAGGACTACAAAGAACTGGGTGGTAAGATCATTGCCTGTGAAATGACCATGGAGATAATGGGAGTTAAAAAAGGAGAGCTCCGCCAGGAACTCATAGATGAATACGGTGCAGTAGGGACCTACATCCAGGAAGCACGGGACTCTAAGATAACACTTTTCATCTAA
- a CDS encoding cysteine desulfurase family protein, protein MFEKYTYLDNASITRLDERVWEEMKPYFFDIYAIPTSESGYSMGVEAREVLEKSRETIAQKLNAQTSELIFTSGFTESSNIALKGVAMALEKKKGNHIIVSKIEDYSVLNTAQSLEKQGFQVTYLEVDEYGLVDPDILNDQITPETILVSIQQANQEIGTLQDLKSVGEVCNDKGVLFHTDATHTFTRTPLDLEKIPVDLATISAHTIHGPSGIGALYIKRGTSIGKWMDGGFQESNRRAGLENIPGAVGFAKAVTLVTTEENHLIQKMRDYLIDRILSEVPKSILNGHPTKRVPQNANITFEYVEGESITLHLDMRGFAVSTGSACFSRSLDPSHVILGIGGDHERAHGSVRFTLGRFTTPEEINAACDSVVTVVENLRKISPLGNV, encoded by the coding sequence ATGTTCGAAAAATATACCTATCTGGATAATGCTTCAATCACCCGTTTAGACGAAAGGGTTTGGGAGGAAATGAAACCATACTTTTTTGATATCTATGCCATCCCCACCTCAGAATCAGGTTATTCAATGGGTGTGGAAGCCAGGGAAGTTCTGGAAAAAAGCAGAGAAACTATAGCTCAAAAACTGAACGCCCAGACTTCAGAACTGATTTTCACTTCCGGTTTCACTGAATCCAGTAACATTGCACTTAAAGGAGTGGCAATGGCCCTGGAAAAGAAAAAGGGGAATCACATTATCGTATCAAAAATCGAGGATTACTCGGTTCTGAACACTGCCCAATCCCTGGAAAAACAGGGTTTTCAGGTGACCTACCTGGAAGTGGATGAATATGGACTGGTTGATCCAGACATTTTAAACGACCAGATCACTCCGGAAACAATCTTGGTCTCAATTCAGCAGGCCAATCAGGAAATTGGAACTCTTCAGGATTTAAAGAGTGTCGGTGAGGTCTGTAATGATAAAGGAGTGCTTTTTCATACTGATGCCACCCATACATTCACCAGAACACCCCTGGATCTTGAAAAAATACCAGTAGACCTGGCCACTATCTCTGCCCACACCATTCACGGACCATCGGGTATTGGGGCTCTTTACATAAAAAGGGGAACATCCATTGGTAAATGGATGGATGGTGGTTTTCAGGAGTCAAATCGCAGGGCTGGTCTGGAGAATATTCCAGGGGCAGTTGGTTTTGCCAAGGCCGTGACCCTGGTGACTACTGAAGAAAATCATCTTATTCAAAAGATGCGGGACTATCTTATAGACAGGATTCTTTCTGAAGTGCCAAAATCCATTTTAAATGGCCATCCCACTAAAAGAGTCCCTCAAAACGCTAACATAACATTTGAATATGTAGAGGGAGAATCCATAACTCTCCATCTGGATATGAGAGGCTTTGCGGTGAGTACTGGTTCCGCCTGTTTCAGCCGTTCCCTGGATCCCAGCCATGTTATTCTTGGTATTGGTGGGGATCATGAGCGGGCACACGGTTCTGTACGTTTCACCCTAGGACGTTTCACTACCCCTGAAGAAATAAATGCTGCCTGCGACTCCGTGGTTACAGTGGTGGAAAACCTCAGGAAAATTAGCCCCCTAGGAAATGTGTGA
- a CDS encoding MalY/PatB family protein, protein MNKKRGYKLKYDFDRVISRENTDSLKWDLQKHIFGKDDLIPMWVADMDLPVAQPIIDSLKKRAEHPFYGYTHAGSRVRDSVVERMTKKFQWEIDPEWVVFTPGVVPALHVAVRSLSHPGDEIIVQEPAYHPFFPVVKNSGCHIASNPLRLVNGRYEMDYCGLEDKFKAQSGRLPCHGRAKAIIFCNPHNPVGRLWKKSEIIKMGEIIIENRGIVISDEIHCEIVFKGRKHTPFASISEEFQDNSMVCMSPSKTFNLAGLEVSSIIIPNKKLRNEFLNTMAGIVPGPNLFGYTALEAAYRDGDEWLEQVLNYLEGNLEFLTSYFKKRIQGIDVIETEGTYLAWLDCRELGMDNQNLRSFFRNNAMVAVEDGYIFGKSGSGFVRMNFALPRSILEEGLGRIEDAVFKLQNG, encoded by the coding sequence ATGAATAAAAAAAGAGGTTATAAACTGAAATACGATTTTGACCGGGTGATCAGCCGGGAAAACACTGATTCTTTGAAATGGGACCTTCAAAAACATATATTTGGTAAAGATGATCTCATCCCCATGTGGGTGGCTGATATGGATCTTCCTGTGGCCCAACCAATTATTGATTCTCTTAAAAAACGTGCAGAACATCCATTTTACGGTTACACCCATGCGGGATCCAGGGTCCGGGATTCAGTTGTGGAGCGAATGACGAAGAAGTTCCAGTGGGAGATCGATCCGGAATGGGTGGTCTTTACCCCTGGTGTAGTACCTGCACTACATGTTGCTGTCCGTTCTCTCTCTCACCCTGGAGATGAGATTATAGTTCAGGAACCAGCTTATCATCCCTTTTTTCCAGTGGTTAAAAATAGTGGCTGCCACATAGCAAGCAATCCCCTTAGATTGGTTAATGGTCGTTATGAAATGGATTATTGTGGCCTGGAAGACAAATTCAAAGCCCAATCCGGGCGATTACCCTGTCATGGCCGGGCCAAGGCCATCATATTCTGCAATCCTCATAACCCGGTGGGACGACTCTGGAAAAAAAGTGAGATAATTAAAATGGGAGAAATAATCATTGAAAACAGGGGTATCGTGATATCTGATGAAATACACTGTGAAATAGTGTTTAAAGGTCGAAAACACACCCCTTTTGCGTCTATATCCGAAGAATTTCAGGATAACTCCATGGTATGCATGTCCCCTAGTAAAACTTTTAATCTGGCTGGCCTGGAGGTTTCATCCATTATTATTCCCAATAAAAAACTCAGGAATGAATTTTTAAACACAATGGCAGGCATAGTACCTGGCCCTAACCTGTTTGGTTACACTGCCCTGGAAGCCGCATACCGTGACGGAGATGAGTGGTTGGAACAGGTACTGAACTACCTGGAGGGAAATCTTGAATTTTTAACCAGTTACTTCAAAAAGAGGATTCAGGGGATAGATGTAATTGAAACAGAAGGGACCTATCTGGCTTGGCTTGATTGTCGAGAACTGGGTATGGATAATCAGAACCTCCGGAGTTTTTTTAGAAATAATGCAATGGTGGCTGTTGAAGATGGTTACATCTTTGGAAAATCAGGTAGTGGTTTTGTAAGGATGAATTTTGCACTTCCCCGGTCTATTCTTGAGGAGGGTTTGGGAAGAATTGAAGATGCGGTGTTCAAGCTGCAAAATGGTTAA
- a CDS encoding Lrp/AsnC family transcriptional regulator, producing the protein MAKSFILVDAEISKIKDVSSELDKTGLEVYPLFGDHDFIVITEFGDSKITANNLLEKIHPIDGVVKTKTLVGSDIS; encoded by the coding sequence ATGGCTAAAAGTTTCATACTGGTTGATGCAGAAATCAGCAAGATAAAAGATGTCTCCAGTGAACTCGATAAAACTGGTCTTGAAGTTTATCCCCTGTTTGGTGACCATGATTTTATAGTTATCACTGAATTTGGAGATTCAAAAATCACTGCTAATAATCTGCTGGAAAAAATCCACCCCATTGATGGAGTTGTGAAAACAAAGACATTGGTTGGCTCTGATATTTCATAA
- a CDS encoding N-acetyltransferase family protein codes for MCGNANFELKLPLPEVWLKKCILGSALVVREDHSKKTAPILGWGSLSSVSNREVYWGVVEDSIYVDPEYQGMGIGNLLLGN; via the coding sequence ATATGTGGAAATGCAAATTTTGAATTAAAATTACCCCTTCCAGAAGTATGGCTTAAAAAATGCATTTTAGGAAGTGCTCTGGTAGTACGTGAAGATCATTCCAAAAAAACTGCTCCCATACTGGGATGGGGCTCTTTATCTTCAGTATCCAATAGGGAAGTTTACTGGGGAGTTGTGGAGGATAGTATCTATGTGGATCCGGAATATCAGGGGATGGGTATAGGGAATCTCTTGCTTGGAAATTAA